A DNA window from Eremothecium cymbalariae DBVPG#7215 chromosome 3, complete sequence contains the following coding sequences:
- a CDS encoding uncharacterized protein (similar to ZYRO0G01870g - ZYRO0G01870p [Zygosaccharomyces rouxii]), translating to MAMETMVFEAGYNRRDEYPLTTMTTTTTTKTTTRTTANKMPGTAPGNVAVCELAPRSGVSAGDGSGWWEEGVEREYGSTKVHGLGSSQEIGSQRSFDNGQQRIYGNRDRNNQLSSLIAHAERNKEALQERNQRWQKSKQDSKQRYGWS from the coding sequence ATGGCTATGGAGACTATGGTATTCGAGGCAGGTTATAATCGGCGAGATGAGTATCCTCTAACAACGATGAcgacaacaacaacgacgaaaacaacaacaagaacaacagcAAACAAGATGCCAGGTACAGCGCCGGGTAATGTTGCTGTGTGTGAGTTAGCGCCCAGATCTGGTGTTAGTGCAGGGGATGGTTCCGGGTGGTGGGAAGAAGGAGTTGAAAGGGAGTATGGGTCAACGAAAGTTCATGGTTTGGGGAGTTCGCAGGAAATAGGCTCCCAGAGGTCGTTTGACAACGGTCAACAGCGGATTTACGGGAACAGGGATCGTAATAACCAGCTTTCGTCTTTAATCGCGCACGCGGAACGCAACAAGGAAGCCTTGCAGGAACGTAACCAGCGTTGGCAAAAGAGCAAGCAGGATTCCAAACAGCGGTATGGATGGTCGTAA